A single Lolium perenne isolate Kyuss_39 chromosome 6, Kyuss_2.0, whole genome shotgun sequence DNA region contains:
- the LOC127309691 gene encoding 26S proteasome non-ATPase regulatory subunit 14 homolog — translation MDFPGALAGRRRRGDIPVQPPGEDTPVPDSSEKIYISAVALLKMLKHARGGVPMEVMGLLLGEFVDEYTVTVVDVFAMPQSSTGVSVEAIDPAFQAGMEGMLRQTGRPEMVVGWYHSHPGFGCWLSDTDIRTQRSFEQVNPRAVAVVVDPIQSVKGKVVMDGFRLADQATAVMLGEPRQTTSNVGRIVQPSAGAVVKMLWMFYYPLIIGHRMGEGEERMLACLSRKRCSDGLVLRWFDDEKNAAAVRAMRDLAVEYDAQVREEDGTPPEMLAVVRAGRTDAKKQLGEKAVAAMSANILQTLGMMLDAVAF, via the exons ATGGACTTCCCTGGCGCGttggccggccgccgccgccgcggcgacATCCCGGTGCAGCCGCCGGGCGAGGACACGCCGGTCCCCGACTCGTCGGAGAAGATCTACATCTCCGCGGTCGCGCTCCTCAAGATGCTCAAGCACG CCCGTGGCGGTGTGCCGATGGAGGTGATGGGCCTGCTGCTGGGGGAGTTCGTGGACGAGTacacggtgacggtggtggacgTGTTCGCGATGCCGCAGAGCAGCACGGGCGTGAGCGTGGAGGCCATCGACCCCGCGTTCCAGGCCGGCATGGAGGGCATGCTGCGGCAGACGGGGCGGCCGGAGATGGTGGTCGGGTGGTACCACTCCCACCCCGGGTTCGGCTGCTGGCTCTCCGACACCGACATACGCACGCAGCGGAGCTTCGAGCAGGTCAACCCGCGGGCCGTCGCCGTGGTCGTCGATCCCATCCAGAGCGTCAAGGGCAAGGTGGTCATGGACGGCTTCCGCCTCGCCGACCAGGCCACGGCGGTGATGCTGGGAGAGCCCAGGCAGACCACCTCCAACGTCGGCCGCATCGTGCAGCCGTCGGCCGGGGCGGTCGTGAAGATGCTCTGGATGTTCTACTACCCGCTCATCATCGGGCACCGGATGGGCGAGGGAGAGGAGCGCATGCTCGCGTGCCTCAGCCGGAAGCGCTGCTCCGACGGGCTCGTGCTGCGATGGTTCGACGATGAGAAGAACGCGGCGGCGGTGAGAGCGATGAGGGACCTCGCGGTGGAGTACGACGCGCAGGTCAGGGAGGAGGACGGGACGCCGCCCGAGATGCTGGCCGTTGTCAGGGCGGGGAGGACAGACGCCAAGAAGCAGCTCGGGGAGAAAGCAGTGGCCGCCATGTCCGCCAACATCCTGCAGACGCTCGGCATGATGCTCGACGCGGTCGCGTTCTAG